In the genome of Nycticebus coucang isolate mNycCou1 chromosome 12, mNycCou1.pri, whole genome shotgun sequence, one region contains:
- the LOC128561303 gene encoding LOW QUALITY PROTEIN: glomulin-like (The sequence of the model RefSeq protein was modified relative to this genomic sequence to represent the inferred CDS: deleted 1 base in 1 codon; substituted 1 base at 1 genomic stop codon), which produces MAVEELQSIIRRCQILGEQNFKDDDFGLFQLAGQRCIEEGYTEQLLEIMQNEENKVVVKHMGWNLVGPVVRCLLRNDKKDDERKVYLLMLDLLVKLCNPKELLLGLLELIEEPSGKQISQIILLLLQPLQTVIQKLHNDKACSVGLALSTLWRQLRLLPVPYLKEHAQTDDYGLCQGCTALIEFTKPFVEEVVHDKENSPENEKLKDELLKFCFESLKCPLLKAQFLEQSEAGNDPFRCFASEIICFLSAIGHPFSKMIFNRGRKKRTWDXLEFEEEEDKQLANSMASLAYLVFVQGISSDQLPMVLTPLYLLQFNMGHIEVFLQRTEESVFSKGLDLLENCLLRIEDNSLLYHYLEIKSFLAVPQGLVKVMTVCPIETLRKKSLAMLQLYINKLDSQGKYTLFRCLLNTSNHSGVEAFIIQNIKNQIDISLKRTCNNKWFTGPQLISLLDMVLFLPQGAETDLLQNSDRIMASLNLLRYLVIRDNENDNQTGLWTELGKIENNFLKPLHTGLNMSKAHYEAEIKNSQEKSQEVQKSKDLCSITIGGEDLPKMPPEMQLKVLYSALFTFDLIESVLARVEELIEVKTKATSEENIGIK; this is translated from the exons ATGGCTGTGGAAGAACTTCAATCCATAATAAGGAGATGTCAAATCCTAGGAGAGCAAAACTTTAAAGATGATGATTTTGGCCTATTTCAGTTAGCTGGCCAAAGATGCATAGAGGAA GGGTATACAGAGCAACTATTAGAAATTATGCAAAATGAAGAGAATAAGGTTGTCGTCAAGCATATGGGCTGGAATCTGGTTGGTCCTGTTGTTCGCTGTCTTTTAAGGAATGATAAAAAAGATGATGAGAGAAAAGTTTATTTGTTGATGCTTGATTTATTAGTGAAGTTATGTAATCCAAAAGAATTATTGTTGGGTTTGCTTGAACTGATTGAAGAACCCTCTGGAAAACAGATATCCCAAATTATCCTTCTTTTACTTCAGCCATTACAAACAGTGATTCAGAAACTTCATAACGACAAGGCATGTTCGGTTGGACTAGCACTGTCCACCCTCTGGAGGCAGCTGCGTCTTCTTCCCGTTCCATATTTAAAGGAACATGCACAAACAGATGACTATGGGCTTTGTCAGGGTTGCACGGCCTTAATAGAGTTCACAAAGCCTTTTGTGGAAGAAGTCGTCCATGACAAAGAAAACTCACCAGAGAACGAAAAGTTAAAGGATGAATTACTGAAATTCTGTTTCGAAAGTTTGAAATGCCCTTTGCTGAAAGCACAATTCCTTGAACAATCTGAAGCTGGAAATGATCCTTTCAGATGTTTTGCATCTGAAATAATATGCTTTTTATCAGCAATTGGACATCCTTTctccaaaatgatttttaatcgTGGAAGGAAAAAGAGGACTTGGGATTAACTTGaatttgaggaagaagaagaCAAGCAATTAGCAAACTCTATGGCTTCTCTGGCATATCTAGTATTTGTACAGGGCATCAGTAGCGACCAGCTTCCAATGGTCTTAACCCCGTTGTACCTTTTGCAGTTTAATATGGGGCATATTGAAGTCTTCCTGCAGAGAACAGAAGAGTCTGTTTTCTCCAAAGGATTGGATCTACTAGAGAACTGTTTATTGAGAATAGAAGACAACAGTCTACTTTACCACTACTTAGAAATCAAGAGTTTTCTTGCTGTACCTCAGGGTTTAGTTAAAGTAATGACAGTTTGCCCCATTGAGACATTGAGGAAAAAGAGTTTAGCTATGCTGCAGCTATACATTAACAAGTTGGATTCACAAGGCAAATATACATTATTTAGGTGCTTATTGAATACAAGTAATCACTCAGGTGTCGAGGCctttattattcaaaatatcaaaaatcaaattgaCATATCATTAAAGAGAACATGTAACAACAAATGGTTTACAGGACCACAGCTGATTTCCCTTCTAGATATGGTACTCTTTCTCCCACAGGGTGCTGAAACAGATTTATTGCAAAACTCAGATAGGATTATGGCttcattaaatttattgaggtacTTGGTTATCAGAGATAATGAAAATGACAATCAAACCGGATTATGGACAGAACTCGGGAAGATTGAGAATAATTTCCTAAAGCCTCTCCATACAGGACTTAATATGTCAAAAGCACATTATgaagcagaaattaaaaacagccaAGAAAAGAGCCAAGAAGTCCAGAAGTCTAAAGATCTTTGTTCTATAACCATAGGTGGAGAGGATCTCCCTAAGATGCCTCCTGAAATGCAACTTAAGGTCCTATATTCAGCTCTTTTCACATTTGATTTGATCGAAAGCGTTCTGGCACGAGTAGAAGAACTcattgaagtaaaaacaaaggcTACCTCTGAAGAAAACATTGGGATAAAGTGA